The Terriglobales bacterium genomic interval TATCAACGGCCACCCGCTTCCAGCGCAGCGCAGCCACTCGTACGAAGGCGGCATCAAGTTGGAAGCTATGGGAGGAAAGCTGACTTCGACGCTGGCCATCTTTGATCTCACAAAGACCAACATCGCCACACGCGACCTGTCGTCTCCGGATCCCACTGCCCTGCGCGCCATCGGCGAGGCGCACAGCTCGGGCGTCGAGGTGGATATCAGCGGAGCGCTGACGAAGCGATTGAGCTTGATTGGCAGCTACGCCTACACCAATGCAGAGTTCAGCAAAGACAACAGCGGGCTACAAGGATTGCGGATTGCCAATGTCCCCCGGCATTCCGGGAGTGTGTGGCTGCGTTCCGACCTCTTACGAGACAGGCTGGCCGTAGGCGCTGGCGCCTTCCTGCGTGGACCGCGCCAGGGCGACAACGAAAACACGTTCACGCTTCCAGGCTATGCGACGGTCGATGCCTATCTCGCATACACCTTCCGGCGGGAGCGGCACCGTGTCACGCCGCAGGTGAACTTCAGCAACCTGCTTGATAAACGCTACTTCATTAACACCAATGTCTATGACGCTTATCCGCGTCTGGGTATCATGCCGGGCCAGCCGTTCGCGGTGACGGGCTCCATCCGATGGGAGTTCTAATGTTGGATCGAACATGGACGCTCAGCGTTGTAGCACTGACATTGCCATTTGTACTCTCGGTGGGATGTCGAAAAAATGCGGACGATGCGCTGGCCTTCGAACCAGCGCCACGTCCGGTGATTGCGCAATCTGGGATTTCTCCCTCCCGGAATGCACAGGTGGGGGTCACGAATGTCTCATCAGTATCAGTGCACATGCTCGCACTGCTGGGCGAAGGCAACCTGACGCGTGTGGCACTGCTCAACTCCGAAGATGGTGGCGATACCTTCGGCCAACCTGTCTGGGCCAGTGAACCCGGAGGGGATGTGACCTCGGGAGGTGAGAACAGCCCTGCATTTGTGGTTACACCAGGCCCGATGTACGCGGCTTGGAGCGAGGGCCAGGAACTTCGCTTCGCACGCTCCATGACGTGGGGTGGAAGCTTCGAGAAGCCGATCCCTCTGAACGAAAAAACCGCCTTTGC includes:
- a CDS encoding sialidase family protein, with amino-acid sequence MLDRTWTLSVVALTLPFVLSVGCRKNADDALAFEPAPRPVIAQSGISPSRNAQVGVTNVSSVSVHMLALLGEGNLTRVALLNSEDGGDTFGQPVWASEPGGDVTSGGENSPAFVVTPGPMYAAWSEGQELRFARSMTWGGSFEKPIPLNEKTAFAGYPSLGVAPNGDVYAVWIDGRDQQGDGYSYSIYLARSTDKGANFGKNVRVASGICPCCRPTLNFGPQGEVMVFWRHVYPGSIRDMTVAVSLDS